One window of Cryobacterium arcticum genomic DNA carries:
- a CDS encoding circularly permuted type 2 ATP-grasp protein, producing the protein MVDLFSGYGATSAPPRERGQASAWDEMFPDPSSLSPSEARAAYKDVYGALARMTQEELRGRTDALASSYLAQGVTFDFAGEERPFPLDAVPRVIEQPEWVNVEAGIKQRVLALEAFLADIYGPQAAVRDGVIPAGLITSSKHFHRQAAGIVSANNVRIQVSGIDLIRDEVGAWRVLEDNVRVPSGVSYVISNRRVMAQTLPELFVSMRVRPVGDYPNKLLQALRASAPAGVDDPNIVVLTPGVFNSAYFEHTLLARLMGVELVEGRDLFCSGGRVWMRTTAGPTRVDVIYRRVDDEFLDPLQFRADSQLGSPGILMAARLGNVTIANAVGNGVADDKLVYTYLPDLIKYYLGEEAIIPNVDTWRLEDPLALEEVLDRLDQLVVKPVDGSGGKGLVVGPAASKAELETLRQQLLKDPRGWIAQPVVQLSTIPTLVEDGMRPRHADLRPFAVNDGTDVWVLPGGLTRVALPEGELVVNSSQGGGSKDTWVIGLEPDFHTRTSAHDIQGLVADQAANTQSISIIPTRSVDHNPQDTPPGGDQDQEQQQQQQRTTPTASTTVEGTLEC; encoded by the coding sequence ATGGTTGACCTATTCAGTGGCTACGGCGCTACCTCCGCACCACCGCGCGAACGCGGACAGGCCTCGGCGTGGGACGAGATGTTCCCCGATCCGTCGTCCTTGTCGCCCTCCGAGGCACGTGCGGCCTATAAGGATGTCTATGGCGCGCTCGCCCGGATGACCCAGGAGGAGCTGCGCGGTCGGACCGACGCGCTGGCGAGTTCGTACCTGGCGCAGGGTGTCACGTTCGACTTCGCCGGGGAGGAGCGGCCGTTCCCGCTCGACGCGGTGCCCCGAGTGATCGAGCAGCCCGAGTGGGTGAACGTCGAGGCCGGCATCAAGCAGCGGGTGCTGGCGCTCGAGGCGTTCCTGGCCGACATCTACGGCCCCCAGGCCGCGGTGCGGGATGGCGTCATCCCGGCCGGACTGATCACCTCCTCCAAGCACTTCCACCGCCAGGCGGCCGGAATCGTGTCGGCGAACAACGTGCGCATCCAGGTGTCCGGGATCGACCTCATCCGTGACGAGGTGGGTGCCTGGCGGGTGCTCGAAGACAATGTGCGCGTGCCCAGCGGCGTCAGTTACGTCATCTCGAACCGGCGGGTGATGGCGCAGACCCTGCCGGAGCTCTTCGTCTCGATGCGGGTGCGCCCGGTCGGCGACTACCCCAACAAGCTCTTGCAGGCCCTACGCGCGTCCGCGCCGGCCGGGGTCGACGACCCCAACATCGTGGTGCTCACGCCGGGCGTTTTCAACTCGGCCTACTTCGAGCACACCCTGCTGGCCCGGCTGATGGGCGTCGAGCTCGTCGAGGGCCGCGACCTGTTCTGCTCCGGCGGCCGGGTGTGGATGCGCACCACGGCAGGTCCGACCCGGGTCGACGTGATCTACCGCCGGGTCGACGACGAGTTCCTGGACCCGCTGCAGTTCCGCGCCGATTCCCAGCTGGGCTCGCCGGGCATCCTGATGGCGGCACGCCTGGGCAACGTCACGATCGCCAACGCCGTGGGCAACGGCGTCGCGGACGACAAGCTCGTCTACACCTACCTGCCCGATCTGATCAAGTACTACCTGGGCGAGGAGGCGATCATCCCGAACGTCGACACCTGGCGCCTGGAGGACCCGCTTGCGCTCGAGGAGGTGCTCGACCGGCTCGACCAGCTTGTGGTCAAGCCCGTGGACGGCTCCGGCGGGAAGGGCCTCGTGGTGGGCCCGGCCGCGTCGAAGGCCGAGCTGGAGACCCTGCGGCAGCAGTTGCTTAAGGACCCGCGCGGCTGGATCGCGCAGCCCGTGGTGCAGTTGTCCACAATCCCGACCCTCGTCGAAGACGGCATGCGGCCGCGGCACGCGGACCTCCGCCCGTTCGCGGTCAACGACGGCACGGATGTCTGGGTGCTGCCCGGCGGCCTCACCCGGGTGGCGCTGCCCGAGGGCGAGCTCGTGGTCAACTCCAGCCAGGGCGGCGGGTCCAAGGACACCTGGGTGATCGGCCTTGAGCCCGACTTCCATACCCGCACCTCGGCGCACGACATCCAGGGACTCGTGGCCGACCAGGCCGCGAACACCCAGTCGATCTCGATCATCCCCACCCGGAGCGTCGACCACAATCCGCAGGACACCCCGCCGGGCGGCGACCAGGACCAGGAACAACAGCAACAACAGCAACGCACCACGCCCACGGCATCCACCACGGTAGAAGGGACCCTCGAATGCTGA
- a CDS encoding MarR family winged helix-turn-helix transcriptional regulator, translating into MSIEDDAVEIRAQGWRTLAALHGRIETVLERALQGGFDLSVVEFTVLDALSRQHGWHMRMQQLARAAALSSSATTRLVNRLEDRALLTRILCADDRRGIYTELTEAGKALLARARPVYDEALADALADAEEEPELGPLVDALHRLPDPARATV; encoded by the coding sequence ATGAGCATCGAAGACGACGCCGTCGAGATTCGCGCCCAGGGCTGGCGCACGCTGGCGGCTCTGCACGGCCGCATCGAGACCGTGCTCGAGCGCGCCCTGCAGGGCGGGTTCGACCTCTCGGTGGTCGAGTTCACGGTGCTCGACGCCCTCAGCCGCCAGCACGGCTGGCACATGCGGATGCAGCAGCTCGCCCGCGCCGCTGCACTCTCCAGCAGCGCCACGACCCGGCTGGTGAACCGGCTGGAGGACCGGGCGCTGCTCACCCGCATCCTCTGCGCCGACGACCGCCGCGGCATCTACACCGAACTCACCGAAGCCGGAAAGGCGCTGCTCGCCCGCGCCCGCCCGGTCTATGACGAGGCCCTAGCTGATGCGCTGGCCGACGCCGAGGAGGAGCCGGAACTCGGCCCGCTCGTCGACGCCCTGCACCGCCTGCCCGACCCGGCCCGCGCCACCGTCTGA
- the rplA gene encoding 50S ribosomal protein L1, whose amino-acid sequence MAPKSKAYRAAVEKIEADKFYTPTEAVTLARETGSVKFNSTVEVALKLGVDPRKADQMVRGTVILPHGTGKTARVIVFATGPAAEAAIAAGADEVGGDELIEKVAAGYTSFDSAVSTPELMGKVGRLGKVLGPRGLMPNPKTGTVTPDVAKAVSDIKGGKIEFRVDKHSNVHFVVGKASFSADQLNENIGAALEEIVRLKPSSSKGRYITKGAVSTTFGPGIPLDVNSI is encoded by the coding sequence ATGGCACCCAAGTCAAAGGCCTACCGCGCTGCGGTCGAGAAGATCGAAGCCGATAAGTTCTACACCCCCACCGAAGCCGTCACCCTCGCTCGCGAGACCGGCTCCGTCAAGTTCAACTCCACCGTCGAGGTCGCGCTCAAGCTCGGCGTCGACCCCCGCAAGGCAGACCAGATGGTCCGCGGCACCGTGATTCTTCCCCACGGCACCGGTAAGACCGCCCGCGTCATCGTCTTCGCAACGGGCCCCGCGGCTGAGGCAGCCATCGCTGCCGGCGCCGACGAGGTCGGTGGCGATGAGCTCATCGAGAAGGTAGCCGCCGGCTACACCTCGTTCGACTCCGCCGTCTCGACCCCCGAGCTCATGGGCAAGGTCGGTCGTCTCGGTAAGGTCCTCGGCCCGCGCGGTCTCATGCCCAACCCGAAGACCGGAACCGTGACGCCTGACGTCGCCAAGGCCGTGTCCGACATCAAGGGCGGAAAGATCGAATTCCGCGTCGACAAGCACTCCAACGTGCACTTCGTCGTTGGCAAGGCATCCTTCTCGGCTGACCAGCTCAACGAGAACATCGGTGCAGCACTCGAGGAGATCGTTCGCCTCAAGCCGAGCTCCTCCAAGGGCCGCTACATCACCAAGGGCGCCGTCTCGACCACCTTCGGTCCCGGCATCCCGCTCGATGTGAACAGCATCTAA
- a CDS encoding alpha-E domain-containing protein: MLSRIAESLFWIGRYIERSDGTARILDVHLQLLLEDPWIEENLACRSLLHLMGSPVPPDRDLTRKDVLATLAADRTHPASIAYSLGAARENARRAREIVSTELWECLNTTYTKMPKNIASAKTHDFFGWVRERAALAVGIVESSASRDDAWHFFTLGRSLEQADMTARLLATRSLTENSGPSWTTILRSCGAYESYLRTYRGVPSARNAAEFLLLDRLFPRSIVFSISRAEQCMQELEPRTDRVGVSDSSQRILGQIRSQLEYRPIMEILNDLPKHMDMVLDATSTASESIGQRYFPTSAVPTWTGEAS, from the coding sequence ATGCTGAGCCGCATCGCCGAGAGCCTGTTCTGGATCGGCCGCTACATCGAACGCAGTGACGGCACCGCGCGCATCCTGGATGTGCACCTGCAGTTGCTGCTGGAGGACCCGTGGATCGAGGAGAACCTCGCCTGCCGGTCGCTGCTGCACCTGATGGGCAGCCCCGTGCCGCCGGACCGGGACCTCACCCGCAAGGACGTGCTGGCGACCCTCGCGGCCGACCGCACGCATCCGGCCTCGATCGCGTACTCGCTCGGCGCCGCCCGGGAGAATGCCCGGCGGGCCAGGGAGATCGTCTCGACCGAGCTGTGGGAGTGCCTGAACACCACCTACACGAAGATGCCCAAGAACATCGCCAGCGCCAAGACGCACGACTTCTTCGGCTGGGTGCGCGAGCGAGCCGCGCTGGCCGTGGGCATCGTCGAGTCCAGCGCCAGCCGGGACGACGCCTGGCACTTCTTCACCCTCGGCCGCAGCCTCGAACAGGCCGATATGACCGCCCGGCTGCTCGCGACCCGCTCGCTGACCGAGAACAGCGGGCCGTCGTGGACCACGATCCTGCGCTCCTGCGGGGCCTACGAGTCGTACCTGCGCACCTACCGCGGTGTGCCGTCGGCCCGGAACGCGGCCGAATTCCTGCTGCTGGACAGGCTGTTCCCCCGGTCGATCGTCTTCTCGATCTCCCGGGCCGAGCAGTGCATGCAGGAGCTCGAGCCACGCACCGACCGGGTGGGTGTGTCCGACTCGTCGCAGCGCATCCTCGGCCAGATCCGCAGCCAGCTGGAGTACCGGCCGATCATGGAAATCCTGAACGACCTGCCGAAACACATGGACATGGTCCTGGACGCCACCAGCACCGCCAGCGAATCGATCGGGCAACGCTACTTCCCGACCAGTGCGGTGCCGACCTGGACAGGAGAGGCCTCATGA
- a CDS encoding GntR family transcriptional regulator has translation MVSTGGEKVYLALRARILSGELGPHSTLREQALAEELGVSRTPVREALRRLDEAGLVTFVPNRGATVVAWTIEQVRETYFVRASLESRAAALAATRISVAELDLLAELIDAMEPVLTSVDDAGLAELSRLNAEFHRIVVAASRSPQLVALTSSISRVPLMAAAFRRGGGDFRARSNHQHRDILTALRTGDTLWAEVAMRSHVLGARNAVTED, from the coding sequence GTGGTCTCCACCGGCGGTGAAAAGGTCTATCTGGCGTTGCGTGCGCGCATCCTCTCGGGCGAGCTGGGCCCGCACTCGACGCTCCGCGAACAAGCACTCGCCGAGGAACTCGGTGTGAGCCGCACGCCCGTGCGGGAGGCGTTGCGGCGCCTCGACGAGGCCGGACTGGTGACGTTCGTGCCCAACCGCGGCGCGACTGTCGTGGCCTGGACCATCGAGCAGGTACGCGAGACATATTTCGTGCGGGCTTCACTGGAAAGCCGGGCCGCGGCCCTGGCGGCAACCCGGATCTCGGTGGCGGAGCTCGACCTCCTCGCCGAGTTGATCGACGCCATGGAGCCCGTGCTCACCTCGGTCGACGACGCCGGTCTGGCCGAGCTCAGCCGGTTGAACGCCGAGTTCCACCGCATCGTCGTGGCGGCCTCCCGCAGCCCCCAACTCGTGGCCCTAACCTCGTCCATTTCGCGGGTGCCGCTCATGGCGGCCGCGTTCCGGCGGGGCGGCGGGGACTTCCGCGCCCGCAGCAACCACCAGCACCGGGATATCCTGACCGCCCTGCGCACCGGCGACACCCTGTGGGCCGAAGTGGCGATGCGCTCGCATGTGCTCGGCGCACGCAATGCGGTGACCGAGGACTGA
- a CDS encoding transglutaminase family protein, with amino-acid sequence MKRLRIRHTTGYRYNGEVATSYNEARMLPVTSPDQFVLYSNLDISPVSSNHNYLDYWGTRVSSFEVLTPHAELTLTANSLVEVSPREHPAHPVSWDELATAVARSTSSVEHSWQTPLTEPPEDVVASAQEIAGRLDPCDAALAICRFVGENMAYVQGVTGVKTNAREAWADKRGVCQDITHVALGALRAVGIPARYVSGYLHPKPLAEIGETVTGESHAWVEWFCGDWRGYDPTNLIDIGDRHVGVGRGRDYNDIAPLRGVYAGTGGSQLFVKVEITRES; translated from the coding sequence ATGAAGCGCCTGCGCATTCGCCACACCACCGGCTACCGCTATAACGGTGAGGTGGCCACCTCCTACAACGAGGCCCGGATGCTGCCGGTCACGTCTCCGGACCAGTTCGTGCTCTACTCCAACCTCGATATCAGCCCGGTGTCGAGCAACCACAACTACCTGGACTATTGGGGCACCCGGGTGTCGTCGTTCGAGGTGCTCACCCCGCACGCCGAACTCACCCTCACTGCCAACAGCCTCGTGGAGGTGTCGCCGCGGGAGCACCCGGCGCATCCGGTGAGCTGGGACGAACTGGCCACCGCGGTGGCCCGGTCGACCTCATCGGTCGAGCACTCCTGGCAGACGCCGCTGACCGAGCCGCCGGAGGATGTGGTCGCGAGCGCCCAGGAGATCGCCGGGCGCCTGGACCCGTGCGACGCCGCCCTGGCGATCTGCCGCTTCGTGGGCGAGAACATGGCGTACGTGCAGGGTGTCACCGGAGTGAAGACCAACGCCAGGGAGGCCTGGGCCGACAAACGCGGCGTCTGCCAGGACATCACCCATGTGGCGCTCGGGGCGCTGCGCGCGGTGGGCATCCCCGCCCGGTACGTCTCCGGCTACCTGCACCCCAAGCCGTTGGCCGAGATCGGCGAGACCGTGACAGGGGAATCGCACGCCTGGGTGGAGTGGTTCTGCGGCGACTGGCGCGGTTACGACCCCACCAACCTCATCGACATCGGCGACCGGCACGTGGGCGTCGGGCGAGGCCGCGACTACAACGACATCGCGCCGCTGCGCGGGGTGTACGCCGGCACCGGCGGGTCACAGCTCTTCGTGAAGGTGGAGATCACCCGGGAGTCCTGA
- a CDS encoding ABC transporter permease subunit, whose translation MRAVAGPRWLGFLIPASLLISAVLLVARLAGPADALLSILSARLPLTTAAAAATPVLSAILGVGLGLLAAQRSPWAGRSLRTLAFVGSALCAVWVAMACAFWFAVQTEVMPVLTDGPLARAGLGVLSTLVLPGTAVVFGAAVAVAVHVREAARRVALEPFVQTARSHGLPISRLVVRTALRRTLAAVLSVLVAEVVLIYGCALLLQAVLTRPALSAQLPTLLPPESLPVVLGAALFVTVAIVIGGVMIATAAPGDPTLEPRPPAPRRRSGAIGSLAVILSDTSSPSPGPTRASTTFRASDILDIRDLQIRPHGAGSELAAGTGISLTVSRAQALAVIGDEGSGAIPLCLAIAGLLPPTTVITSGSVLFEGTELVGLPEHHFRKLRGRKIGFLDRPAPDRFGRDWRIARHLSTVLPPADTRNTRRNALDLLQRVGVETPEAILDARPRDLSAVTLQRVLLASALARNPQLLIALDPAAGFDPHEEADLLDLLHDLHRERELTLIVASARPVIVARCDRVAVLQAGTVIEHASAGEILTAPQHPHTRRLFNGTASGPAPIGR comes from the coding sequence ATGCGCGCAGTTGCAGGGCCCCGATGGCTGGGATTTCTGATTCCGGCATCGCTGCTGATCAGCGCCGTGCTCCTGGTGGCTCGCCTGGCCGGTCCCGCCGACGCCCTCCTGTCCATCCTGTCCGCTCGCCTGCCGCTCACCACCGCGGCCGCGGCGGCGACACCGGTCCTCTCCGCAATCCTCGGGGTGGGGCTCGGCCTCCTCGCCGCCCAACGGAGCCCGTGGGCCGGTCGGTCCCTGCGTACCCTGGCGTTCGTCGGTAGCGCCCTGTGCGCGGTGTGGGTCGCGATGGCGTGCGCCTTCTGGTTCGCCGTACAGACCGAGGTGATGCCCGTGCTCACGGATGGACCGCTCGCACGGGCGGGTCTGGGGGTGTTGAGCACTCTCGTCCTGCCGGGTACCGCCGTGGTCTTCGGCGCCGCCGTGGCCGTGGCCGTGCACGTGCGCGAGGCCGCCCGACGGGTGGCCCTCGAGCCGTTCGTTCAGACCGCTCGCAGCCACGGCTTGCCGATCTCGCGCCTGGTGGTCCGCACGGCTCTCCGCCGTACCCTCGCCGCAGTTCTCAGCGTTCTGGTCGCCGAGGTGGTGTTGATCTACGGCTGTGCCCTCCTCCTGCAGGCGGTGTTGACCCGGCCCGCGCTCAGTGCGCAGCTGCCAACGCTGCTTCCACCCGAGAGCCTGCCGGTTGTGCTCGGTGCCGCACTGTTCGTCACGGTCGCCATCGTCATCGGCGGAGTGATGATCGCCACCGCCGCACCGGGCGACCCGACCCTCGAACCGCGCCCTCCCGCCCCTCGCCGCCGTTCGGGCGCCATCGGGAGCCTGGCCGTGATCCTGTCCGATACCAGCTCTCCCTCCCCCGGCCCCACCCGGGCGTCGACAACCTTCCGGGCCTCTGACATCCTGGACATCCGCGACCTGCAGATCCGGCCGCACGGTGCCGGGAGCGAGCTCGCAGCCGGTACCGGCATCAGCCTCACCGTGTCCCGGGCGCAGGCGCTCGCGGTGATCGGCGACGAGGGCTCGGGCGCCATACCCCTGTGCCTGGCCATCGCCGGGCTCCTGCCCCCCACCACGGTGATCACGTCGGGGTCGGTTCTCTTCGAGGGCACGGAACTCGTCGGACTGCCCGAACACCACTTCCGGAAACTGCGCGGACGGAAGATCGGCTTCCTCGACCGCCCAGCACCCGACCGCTTCGGCCGCGACTGGCGCATCGCCCGGCACCTGAGCACCGTGCTCCCCCCGGCCGACACCCGCAACACGCGCCGGAACGCTCTCGACCTGCTGCAGCGGGTGGGCGTGGAGACCCCCGAGGCCATCCTGGATGCGCGGCCGCGCGATCTGAGCGCGGTCACCCTGCAGCGGGTGCTGCTGGCCAGCGCGCTGGCGCGCAACCCGCAACTCCTCATCGCACTCGACCCGGCCGCCGGGTTCGATCCGCACGAAGAGGCCGACCTCCTTGACCTGCTTCACGACCTGCACCGGGAACGAGAGCTCACGCTGATCGTCGCCTCGGCCCGTCCGGTGATCGTCGCACGGTGCGACCGCGTCGCCGTGCTGCAGGCCGGAACCGTCATCGAGCATGCCTCGGCCGGTGAGATCCTCACCGCGCCGCAGCATCCGCACACCCGCCGGTTATTCAACGGGACAGCCTCGGGACCGGCCCCGATCGGTCGCTGA